In a genomic window of Chryseobacterium sp. G0162:
- a CDS encoding restriction endonuclease, producing the protein MRSKGFDVTLTLQTRDGGKDIIALYKSPFGHQMFIVECKKYNEENKFGVELVRGKY; encoded by the coding sequence ATTAGAAGTAAAGGATTTGATGTAACATTAACACTGCAAACAAGAGATGGAGGTAAAGATATTATTGCACTATATAAAAGTCCATTTGGGCACCAAATGTTTATTGTAGAATGTAAAAAATATAATGAAGAAAATAAATTTGGGGTTGAATTAGTTCGAGGAAAATATTAG